In Brassica napus cultivar Da-Ae chromosome C2, Da-Ae, whole genome shotgun sequence, the sequence TATCGATCTATGCTTGTGTAGAGCTTCACAAGAAGGAGACATGTGAGGCTGTTACCATCATTGAGACACCGGCTATGGTTGTTGTTGGAGTTGTTGCCTACGTCAAGACTCCCCGTGGCCTGAGGTCTTTGAACACTGTCTGGGCACAGCACTTGAGTGAAGAGGTCAGGAGAAGGTTCTACAAGAACTGGGCAAAGTCCAAGAAGAAGGCTTTCACCGGGTACGCCAAGCAGTATGAAACtgaagaaggcaagaagagCCTCCGGTCTCAGcttgagaagatgaagaaatacGGAACTGTCATCCGTGTTCTGGCCCACACTCAAGTAACACCTAAACGAAAGTTTAAACTTGTTCAGCAGCTTGTTTAGTGCTTACAATGTTTCCTCTTTGCCTCTGTGCAGATCAGGAAGATGAAAGGATTGAAGCAGAAGAAATCACACCTGATGGAGATCCAGATCAACGGTGGTTCCATTGCCGACAAGGTCGACTTCGCCTACAGTTTCTTTGAGAAGCAGATCCCAATCGATGCTGTATTCCAGAAGGATGAGATGATTGATGTGATCGGTGTGACCAAGGGTAAAGGTTACGAAGGTGTAGTTACCCGTTGGGGCGTGACAAGGCTTCCACGTAAGACTCACAGGGGTCTACGTAAGGTTGCTTGTATTGGTGCGTGGCATCCAGCTAGAGTCTCTTACACCGTAGCCAGAGCTGGTCAGAACGGTTACCATCACCGTACCGAGCTGAACAAGAAGATTTACAGGTTGGGCAAGGTTGGTCAAGAGACGCACACAGCCATGACTGAATACGACAGGTGAGTAGATTTGTCTCTTTTACTCCTGTTCAAGTTATTATGTAACTGATGATGGTAATGTTTACTAATAATAGGACTGAGAAAGATGTGACCCCGATGGGAGGATTTGCACACTATGGTGTGGTGAAGGATGACTACTTGATGATTAAGGGATGCTGCATGGGTCCAAAGAAGAGGGTTGTGACCCTGAGACAGTCACTGCTTACTCAGACTTCCCGTCTTGCCATGGAGCAGATCAATCTCAAGTTCATCGACACTTCCTCAAAGATGGGTCATGGTAAATTCCAGACGACCCAGGAGAAGAACAAGTTTTACGGCCGTGCCGCTACCAAGGCTTAAATAAGTTTGTTTCTCTCGTATTAGCTCTTTCCCCCAAAAAGTGTTGAAAAATACTCTTTTGAACGATTCTCTGCaattttgtgttttagttatTTGGAGATTAAGACCATTATCATTCTGCGCCTCTTCTAATTGTCTCATTTTATCATTCTGATAGATAATTTTACGTAAATtggtctttttaaaaatttggaaaatCGGTATTAACCATCCTAAATCATAGAACTAAGTGATGCTCTGATATGTGCGAACTGAATTAGTAAATATGTTGTCTAAATGAAGATCCGTGTTTAGACAAATGAACACCAAACAAAAGGAGTAAATTAAACCCCcaacttttaaattttgtgCAAATTAAATTCTAGATGTCATTTTCTTCAAATCCCAGCGTTTTGAATCTGCAGCTCGAAACAAATAGTTGAAACTTGAAATCTGAAATATTATAGCcgcaattatttttttataaattatttttttataaatcttgtcAATGTTCTTTTCAAACGATttaggagaagaagagaaataaTTGAAATTAATGTTTTATCCTCGATCTATGAAGAATACGTCAGTTCAGCTGAGATGTGCAGGTGAAATCAAACATTTCATAAACAAGATACAATTTTTATAGTAGATGTGCTTATGGTTCAATTTCTTTATATTGTTATGAATGCGTAGATCTGTTGAGATGTAGAATGAGTCGCATATTTTCAAGTTCTAGTTACAACTCATTCCgttgatagaaaaaaaaaaaacagttacaaTTCAGTTACATATGGCTATGGAGAGAGCAGCAAACCAATAGGATgagcgatttttttttttttttttaatcaaaataggATGAGCGATTAAGTTTCAATTTCTTATACTGCTCTCGTTGGTACGATATCACGtccacaaaaatatttttttctttacttgATTGGTATGTTTTATGTTAGATTAGGATTGGAAAATCATAAAtctagattttagttttttatgtCTAGAAAGTATTCTGTGAAATGCTTAACATAACGAATTTAAGTGCTTAGCATgttaagccaataaaaattgATGTTTAAGATGATTTGTGGAACTGAACTTGTGCTAATACATATTTGCTTGTAATCAATCAAGATAAATTGACATTAGTTGCACAGTTAGTATAAATCATAAGATGTGGAAGTTTGTCTTTTTGTGTGGAATCAATACCTCCAGTGCTCCTGggtgaaaaaaatagattacataATAGATTAGACCAACATTTGGGCTATGTATGATATGCAACTACAAAATAACAATCTATACTTTAAAGTCAAAAGAGGAAACAAAAAATGTTACATATAGTACAACAAAAGAGGTCTTTGTATACAGATTTATAACTATGACATAGCTTCCATTGCTGTAACATCAACTGCAATGTTATTAATCGGACAATTGGTTGTGGACGGCTCACCTGCACCCACTTCACCAAACATGACATCACCAGAAGTCACCCCACTAGTCCTCGGAGATCCTGTCCACACGGAGCAATACCACGACGCCCCATCCACATATCACCCATCCCCACATCAACCGTCCACACACAACCCATCCACGCGCTAGCTATCCACACACCGTCTTCGTAGCAATCTGTTTCAGTTGATGGATCACACCAGTCCTGAGAGTATCCACACATACTAGGGCTGGTTTGTAGTCTTTCTTCTGATGATAATAAGCATGCTTTGTACTCGTTGTAGTTTTACCAACACCTAAACATTAATAGTCCACACAAGTTTCAATACTACCATTGTTATCGGAGCCTAACAAAGACTCATTATCAGATTCTTGGCCTTCTTATAATAcgaacaaagaaagaaatctAGTAAAGTTAAAGCTTTACCGCTTTGGGTTTCTTCTCCTTTGTATTATTTTGAGGTTCTTGTCTTTATTGCTTTTGTTCTTGTTGTTGTCTTTATCTTCTTTTCAAGTTTCTCCCTGACTTTAGCTTAAGAATAAACTTTGGAAATGGAGTATTATTTATAATCTACTCATAAAAGAAACTTGAAATTGTGAATTTTAGAAAGCTTAAGAATCCAGTAATATTTGAAATCTAAACATAAAAGAAAGCTTCAACTTTAAAAGCTTGAGAGGAAATTTTTACTCAATAATTGTAAAAGTAACTTTTTTGAATCGATGATTATTGAAAGGTAAGAACTTTTTAAACATGATTACGGAGATACTGACCTCCACGTCGGAGACTCTTGACTCCAATTATGAAGATCTCTCAAAGTAACCACATCCAGAGCCGGTCCCAAGCTTGTTAACTGTAACCTCTGCGTCGCCGTCATCGGTGGAGGTCCGGCAGGAGAGGCGCCACTGAAACTCTCGCTTAGGGAGGGTGACGAAGATGAAGATGACGTAACCTCCTCTCAACTTGTCGCAAGACATCATTGACGGGAGGGTaacgaagatgaagatgatctcTCCATCCAACATATAGTGAAGAGAGAGGTTCTTGACCAGTACCTGAATCATGTTACTTTGAGGTTCTTCCACCAGAATCAGATTGGA encodes:
- the LOC106418390 gene encoding 60S ribosomal protein L3-1-like isoform X2, whose protein sequence is MSHRKFEHPRHGSLGFLPRKRANRPRVKAFPKDDQTKPCKFTAFMGYKAGMTHIVRDVEKPGSKLHKKETCEAVTIIETPAMVVVGVVAYVKTPRGLRSLNTVWAQHLSEEVRRRFYKNWAKSKKKAFTGYAKQYETEEGKKSLRSQLEKMKKYGTVIRVLAHTQIRKMKGLKQKKSHLMEIQINGGSIADKVDFAYSFFEKQIPIDAVFQKDEMIDVIGVTKGKGYEGVVTRWGVTRLPRKTHRGLRKVACIGAWHPARVSYTVARAGQNGYHHRTELNKKIYRLGKVGQETHTAMTEYDRTEKDVTPMGGFAHYGVVKDDYLMIKGCCMGPKKRVVTLRQSLLTQTSRLAMEQINLKFIDTSSKMGHGKFQTTQEKNKFYGRAATKA
- the LOC106418390 gene encoding 60S ribosomal protein L3-1-like isoform X3, producing the protein MGYKAGMTHIVRDVEKPGSKLHKKETCEAVTIIETPAMVVVGVVAYVKTPRGLRSLNTVWAQHLSEEVRRRFYKNWAKSKKKAFTGYAKQYETEEGKKSLRSQLEKMKKYGTVIRVLAHTQIRKMKGLKQKKSHLMEIQINGGSIADKVDFAYSFFEKQIPIDAVFQKDEMIDVIGVTKGKGYEGVVTRWGVTRLPRKTHRGLRKVACIGAWHPARVSYTVARAGQNGYHHRTELNKKIYRLGKVGQETHTAMTEYDRTEKDVTPMGGFAHYGVVKDDYLMIKGCCMGPKKRVVTLRQSLLTQTSRLAMEQINLKFIDTSSKMGHGKFQTTQEKNKFYGRAATKA
- the LOC106418390 gene encoding 60S ribosomal protein L3-1-like isoform X1 — encoded protein: MSHRKFEHPRHGSLGFLPRKRANRPRGKVKAFPKDDQTKPCKFTAFMGYKAGMTHIVRDVEKPGSKLHKKETCEAVTIIETPAMVVVGVVAYVKTPRGLRSLNTVWAQHLSEEVRRRFYKNWAKSKKKAFTGYAKQYETEEGKKSLRSQLEKMKKYGTVIRVLAHTQIRKMKGLKQKKSHLMEIQINGGSIADKVDFAYSFFEKQIPIDAVFQKDEMIDVIGVTKGKGYEGVVTRWGVTRLPRKTHRGLRKVACIGAWHPARVSYTVARAGQNGYHHRTELNKKIYRLGKVGQETHTAMTEYDRTEKDVTPMGGFAHYGVVKDDYLMIKGCCMGPKKRVVTLRQSLLTQTSRLAMEQINLKFIDTSSKMGHGKFQTTQEKNKFYGRAATKA